In Dermacentor variabilis isolate Ectoservices chromosome 7, ASM5094787v1, whole genome shotgun sequence, a genomic segment contains:
- the LOC142587499 gene encoding podocan-like isoform X3, giving the protein MLTFSKLWLLDLSFNEIQTIDEEYLYGLPELRYVTLSYNNIHKLPPNLFMKTRLLKKVELQVNRISSMEGVFNDLPQLEVLLLNENNISNTESIARSMLPYLKELMLGQNCINVITKFSFRISKIQRVVLSNNVVADIMPGAFKLLDMLTKLDLKNNSISFLNESYFPHDSILEHIDFSMNRLTTLSNAFNRTRMIQVMKLSFNQIPDISFAFSGLKELRELYLRGNLISSIQHRTFQDNIRLIHIDLDSNNIRWIAKNAFEGLLSLRRVYLNRNLLLSLNGSVRNLPQLQYLGASFNKISSLEKWEFGNTSALTAIYLEANNITNVERAFIGVTGLLSLNLGDNQVQLLRRSDFALEISGPVAVTIYNNPLICDCRLAWLMKADSEIWARRTATCVQPWWLKGKQLRELAQEDFIRWEDGCEPGCHCKCNGESLDRREIDVNCSSATIGRIPKVLPEGTTRLDLSGNQLRHLDGAVKKAAPHLEVLLLNNNALSGLNVTSIPEKVHSLDLRGNKLKRLPYSLVTQLNFTSIWLSGNRYACECVDYSFRQWIQAHGDVVSWRSYWRCWPVIYATSGR; this is encoded by the exons ATGCTTACTTTTTCAAAACTGTGGTTACTGGATCTCAGCTTCAACGAAATACAGACAATCGACGAGGAATATCTGTACGGCTTACCCGAACTCCGCTATGTGACGTTGTCGTACAATAATATACACAAGCTACCGCCAAACCTTTTCATGAAAACAAGATTGCTGAAGAAAGTGGAACTTCAAGTTAACCGCATTTCTTCTATGGAAGGAGTGTTCAATGACCTGCCCCAATTAGAG GTCCTTCTCCTCAACGAGAATAACATCAGTAATACGGAGAGCATAGCACGATCCATGTTGCCATATTTGAAAGAACTCATGCTTGGACAGAATTGTATAAATGTCATTACCAAGTTTTCATTCCGTATCTCTAAAATTCAACGTGTCGTCTTGAGCAATAACGTCGTGGCCGACATAATGCCTGGAGCTTTCAAGCTTCTCGACATGCTGACAAAGCTAGACCTAAAAAATAATAGTATTTCTTTCTTAAACGAATCCTATTTTCCACATGATTCGATTCTAGAACACATAGACTTCTCTATGAATAGGCTAACGACGCTTTCGAACGCATTCAATAGGACGCGAATGATTCAGGTAATGAAACTATCGTTCAACCAGATTCCAGACATCAGCTTTGCCTTCAGCGGTCTGAAAGAGCTCCGTGAGCTCTACCTGAGGGGCAATTTAATTTCTAGCATTCAGCACCGCACGTTTCAAGACAACATTCGCCTAATACACATAGACTTGGATTCAAACAATATCAGGTGGATTGCAAAGAACGCATTTGAAGGCCTTTTGTCTTTAAGAAGAGTGTACCTGAACAGAAACCTACTGCTTTCTCTCAACGGTTCAGTAAGAAATCTGCCGCAATTGCAATATCTGGGTGCTTCTTTCAACAAGATATCGAGCTTGGAAAAATGGGAGTTTGGCAATACCAGCGCTTTGACTGCCATTTATCTCGAGGCGAACAACATCACCAACGTGGAACGGGCTTTCATCGGTGTGACCGGCCTGCTTTCCTTGAACCTAGGCGATAATCAAGTGCAGCTCCTCCGAAGAAGTGACTTTGCGCTGGAAATTTCGGGCCCAGTGGCGGTGACTATTTACA ACAACCCTTTGATCTGCGACTGTAGGTTGGCTTGGCTTATGAAAGCGGACAGTGAGATTTGGGCAAGAAGAACGGCAACCTGCGTGCAACCATGGTGGCTAAAAGGAAAGcaactgcgcgaattagcgcaggAAGATTTCATCAGGTGGGAGGATGGATGCGAGCCTGGATGTCATTGCAAATGCAATGGTGAATCTCTGGATAGGCGAGAAATTGATGTGAACTGCTCGTCGGCGACTATCGGCAGGATTCCGAAAGTGTTGCCGGAAGGCACGACACGACTGGACCTAAGCGGAAACCAACTGCGACACTTGGACGGCGCTGTCAAAAAAGCAGCTCCTCATCTCGAAGTGCTATTGCTGAACAACAATGCCTTGTCTGGTCTAAATGTGACCTCCATTCCAGAGAAAGTGCATTCCCTCGACTTACGCGGCAATAAGCTGAAACGTTTACCGTACTCGCTGGTGACACAACTGAACTTCACTTCCATCTGGCTGTCTGGGAACCGCTATGCCTGCGAGTGCGTGGACTACAGCTTCAGACAGTGGATTCAAGCTCATGGCGACGTG GTCTCCTGGCGATCATATTGGCGCTGTTGGCCGGTTATCTACGCTACAAGCGGGCGCTGA
- the LOC142587499 gene encoding CD180 antigen-like isoform X2 encodes MLTFSKLWLLDLSFNEIQTIDEEYLYGLPELRYVTLSYNNIHKLPPNLFMKTRLLKKVELQVNRISSMEGVFNDLPQLEVLLLNENNISNTESIARSMLPYLKELMLGQNCINVITKFSFRISKIQRVVLSNNVVADIMPGAFKLLDMLTKLDLKNNSISFLNESYFPHDSILEHIDFSMNRLTTLSNAFNRTRMIQVMKLSFNQIPDISFAFSGLKELRELYLRGNLISSIQHRTFQDNIRLIHIDLDSNNIRWIAKNAFEGLLSLRRVYLNRNLLLSLNGSVRNLPQLQYLGASFNKISSLEKWEFGNTSALTAIYLEANNITNVERAFIGVTGLLSLNLGDNQVQLLRRSDFALEISGPVAVTIYNNPLICDCRLAWLMKADSEIWARRTATCVQPWWLKGKQLRELAQEDFIRWEDGCEPGCHCKCNGESLDRREIDVNCSSATIGRIPKVLPEGTTRLDLSGNQLRHLDGAVKKAAPHLEVLLLNNNALSGLNVTSIPEKVHSLDLRGNKLKRLPYSLVTQLNFTSIWLSGNRYACECVDYSFRQWIQAHGDVVRDARNIVCARNSNLLVSQKKFVTLGQKDLCPVAIPRGVVYLLLVFEIFRQASMFVDIRTGHLHSWP; translated from the exons ATGCTTACTTTTTCAAAACTGTGGTTACTGGATCTCAGCTTCAACGAAATACAGACAATCGACGAGGAATATCTGTACGGCTTACCCGAACTCCGCTATGTGACGTTGTCGTACAATAATATACACAAGCTACCGCCAAACCTTTTCATGAAAACAAGATTGCTGAAGAAAGTGGAACTTCAAGTTAACCGCATTTCTTCTATGGAAGGAGTGTTCAATGACCTGCCCCAATTAGAG GTCCTTCTCCTCAACGAGAATAACATCAGTAATACGGAGAGCATAGCACGATCCATGTTGCCATATTTGAAAGAACTCATGCTTGGACAGAATTGTATAAATGTCATTACCAAGTTTTCATTCCGTATCTCTAAAATTCAACGTGTCGTCTTGAGCAATAACGTCGTGGCCGACATAATGCCTGGAGCTTTCAAGCTTCTCGACATGCTGACAAAGCTAGACCTAAAAAATAATAGTATTTCTTTCTTAAACGAATCCTATTTTCCACATGATTCGATTCTAGAACACATAGACTTCTCTATGAATAGGCTAACGACGCTTTCGAACGCATTCAATAGGACGCGAATGATTCAGGTAATGAAACTATCGTTCAACCAGATTCCAGACATCAGCTTTGCCTTCAGCGGTCTGAAAGAGCTCCGTGAGCTCTACCTGAGGGGCAATTTAATTTCTAGCATTCAGCACCGCACGTTTCAAGACAACATTCGCCTAATACACATAGACTTGGATTCAAACAATATCAGGTGGATTGCAAAGAACGCATTTGAAGGCCTTTTGTCTTTAAGAAGAGTGTACCTGAACAGAAACCTACTGCTTTCTCTCAACGGTTCAGTAAGAAATCTGCCGCAATTGCAATATCTGGGTGCTTCTTTCAACAAGATATCGAGCTTGGAAAAATGGGAGTTTGGCAATACCAGCGCTTTGACTGCCATTTATCTCGAGGCGAACAACATCACCAACGTGGAACGGGCTTTCATCGGTGTGACCGGCCTGCTTTCCTTGAACCTAGGCGATAATCAAGTGCAGCTCCTCCGAAGAAGTGACTTTGCGCTGGAAATTTCGGGCCCAGTGGCGGTGACTATTTACA ACAACCCTTTGATCTGCGACTGTAGGTTGGCTTGGCTTATGAAAGCGGACAGTGAGATTTGGGCAAGAAGAACGGCAACCTGCGTGCAACCATGGTGGCTAAAAGGAAAGcaactgcgcgaattagcgcaggAAGATTTCATCAGGTGGGAGGATGGATGCGAGCCTGGATGTCATTGCAAATGCAATGGTGAATCTCTGGATAGGCGAGAAATTGATGTGAACTGCTCGTCGGCGACTATCGGCAGGATTCCGAAAGTGTTGCCGGAAGGCACGACACGACTGGACCTAAGCGGAAACCAACTGCGACACTTGGACGGCGCTGTCAAAAAAGCAGCTCCTCATCTCGAAGTGCTATTGCTGAACAACAATGCCTTGTCTGGTCTAAATGTGACCTCCATTCCAGAGAAAGTGCATTCCCTCGACTTACGCGGCAATAAGCTGAAACGTTTACCGTACTCGCTGGTGACACAACTGAACTTCACTTCCATCTGGCTGTCTGGGAACCGCTATGCCTGCGAGTGCGTGGACTACAGCTTCAGACAGTGGATTCAAGCTCATGGCGACGTG GTTCGGGATGCGAGAAACATCGTTTGCGCAAGAAACTCCAACCTTCTCGTGTCTCAAAAAAAATTCGTTACATTGGGACAGAAAGACCTCTGCCCGGTCGCGATACCAAGAGGAGTGGTGTACCTCCTGCTGGTTTTCG AAATATTCAGACAGGCGTCGATGTTTGTTGACATAAGGACAGGACATCTCCATTCATGGCCCTGA